In the Gemmatimonadota bacterium genome, one interval contains:
- a CDS encoding ATP-dependent RecD-like DNA helicase: MAQLRGIVDRITFQNEENGYTVARLQVEGSTAYNNRLATIVGEMLSINPGETVVLEGEWTTHKQYGAQFKIESYQTVYPSTVEGMRRYLGSGLIKGIGPVTAKRIVDHFGKEALDVIERDPEQLVEVEGLGAKRAKWIIKAWEDQREIHNVMLFLQSHEVGTGYAVKIWKRYGHEAVALIQENPYRLSVDVWGIGFLTADRIAQKMGIPAHSDRRIQAGLLHVLNEAADKEGHVFLPEDALIESCAEALDVPVDAIAPCVAQLLSEESIVVDDKRVYLPHLYYAEQGAATRCYQLSQVQRIELGNIPAEIRAIEQRDGVTFAPRQKLALEKALSHNLLVLTGGPGTGKTTTIKGLIALLEARNKKIALAAPTGRAAKRMSEATGHEAKTIHRLLKFSPSEMAFEKNFENPLEIEALIVDEISMVDTVLMNSLLRAVPISASVVLVGDVDQLPSVGAGNVLKDVIASGTVEVVELNEIFRQAQTSRIITNAHAINRGEMPYVQNDRDADFFFLEVSEPNQVVEMVCGLCAARLPRTYRLDSIEDIQVLVPMYRGETGANNLNQVLQDELNPKGQEMIRGGIRFRVGDKVMQVRNNYDRDVFNGDIGRVQGIEDDILRVRFQDRVLEYEFSELDELVLAYALSVHKSQGAEFRAVVMPLTTQHYMMLQRNLLYTAITRARELVVLAGTKQALGMAVRNNRVAERHTTLSQRIRAGIAEEPVQGNLL; the protein is encoded by the coding sequence ATGGCTCAGCTTCGCGGAATTGTGGATCGCATTACATTTCAAAACGAAGAGAATGGATACACCGTTGCCCGTTTGCAGGTAGAGGGATCGACCGCCTACAACAACCGTCTGGCGACAATTGTCGGCGAAATGCTGTCTATCAACCCGGGCGAGACCGTGGTTTTGGAAGGCGAATGGACAACCCATAAGCAATATGGCGCACAGTTCAAAATTGAATCCTACCAGACCGTGTATCCATCTACAGTAGAGGGAATGCGGCGGTATTTGGGTTCGGGATTGATCAAAGGCATCGGGCCAGTCACGGCAAAGCGGATTGTGGATCACTTTGGCAAAGAAGCGCTCGATGTCATTGAAAGAGATCCCGAGCAATTAGTCGAAGTCGAGGGATTGGGAGCAAAACGCGCAAAGTGGATTATCAAAGCCTGGGAAGACCAGCGCGAAATTCACAATGTAATGCTATTCTTGCAATCGCACGAAGTGGGCACGGGATACGCCGTAAAAATATGGAAACGGTACGGGCATGAAGCAGTTGCATTGATTCAAGAAAATCCCTATCGCCTATCGGTAGATGTTTGGGGCATTGGCTTTTTGACAGCAGACCGCATCGCGCAAAAAATGGGCATACCCGCGCATTCAGACCGGCGCATCCAGGCCGGTCTTTTGCATGTACTCAACGAAGCCGCAGACAAAGAAGGCCATGTTTTCTTGCCCGAAGACGCGCTCATTGAATCGTGTGCCGAAGCACTCGATGTACCCGTCGATGCAATCGCACCGTGCGTGGCGCAATTACTCTCCGAAGAATCAATTGTGGTAGATGACAAGCGGGTGTATTTGCCGCATTTGTACTATGCCGAACAGGGCGCGGCAACGCGGTGCTATCAATTATCCCAGGTACAACGCATTGAACTGGGCAATATCCCGGCGGAGATCAGAGCCATAGAACAACGCGACGGGGTAACATTCGCCCCCCGTCAAAAATTGGCATTGGAAAAGGCATTGTCGCACAATTTGCTGGTATTGACAGGTGGCCCGGGAACGGGTAAAACAACGACCATTAAAGGGCTGATCGCACTTTTAGAGGCGCGAAACAAAAAAATCGCCCTGGCAGCGCCAACGGGACGCGCGGCCAAGCGGATGTCTGAAGCGACCGGGCACGAGGCAAAAACCATCCACAGATTGCTGAAATTTAGCCCGTCTGAAATGGCATTTGAGAAAAATTTTGAGAACCCTCTGGAGATTGAAGCTCTGATTGTCGATGAAATATCCATGGTCGATACGGTTCTGATGAACAGTCTATTGCGCGCTGTTCCAATCAGCGCTTCGGTGGTCCTGGTAGGCGATGTCGATCAGTTGCCATCGGTTGGCGCGGGAAATGTGTTGAAGGATGTCATTGCGTCTGGCACTGTCGAAGTCGTGGAACTCAACGAGATCTTTCGGCAGGCACAAACGAGCCGCATCATTACCAATGCCCACGCGATCAACCGAGGCGAAATGCCATACGTGCAAAATGATCGCGATGCGGATTTCTTCTTTCTCGAAGTCTCGGAACCCAATCAGGTCGTCGAGATGGTTTGCGGATTGTGTGCTGCACGCTTACCGCGCACATATCGTCTGGACAGTATTGAAGATATCCAGGTACTCGTGCCGATGTATCGGGGAGAGACCGGCGCGAACAATCTCAACCAGGTCTTGCAAGACGAGTTGAATCCCAAAGGGCAGGAGATGATACGGGGCGGTATCCGGTTTCGGGTGGGCGACAAAGTAATGCAGGTGCGAAATAACTATGACCGCGATGTTTTTAACGGTGATATTGGGCGCGTCCAGGGAATAGAGGACGATATATTGCGCGTGCGGTTTCAGGATCGCGTCTTAGAATACGAGTTTTCGGAATTGGATGAGTTGGTGCTGGCCTATGCCCTGAGTGTACACAAGAGCCAGGGCGCTGAATTTCGCGCTGTAGTCATGCCTTTGACCACGCAACACTATATGATGTTACAGCGCAACCTGTTGTACACAGCCATCACGCGGGCGCGGGAACTGGTCGTGCTCGCAGGCACAAAACAAGCCCTGGGGATGGCTGTTCGCAACAACCGGGTTGCAGAGCGACACACAACCCTATCTCAGCGCATTCGAGCTGGAATTGCCGAAGAACCCGTTCAGGGAAATTTGTTGTGA
- a CDS encoding L-threonylcarbamoyladenylate synthase: MIALPTLQNINQAADSIKNGGLIAYPTETVYGLGTDPHNAEAIQKIFIAKGRAEDKGIILLIRGANDLSTLVRTVSPTAQILIEAFWPGPLTLVFRANRDLSPALLGGRDTVALRHSSSPIATELLTALGGPLTSTSANRSAEPPARSASEVENALGEHLDLILDGGPSASTRPSTLVDVSTDRAILLREGAISVQKLRAHIHL; the protein is encoded by the coding sequence ATGATCGCACTGCCAACTCTTCAAAATATCAATCAGGCTGCCGATAGCATTAAAAACGGCGGCCTGATTGCCTATCCGACCGAGACTGTGTATGGTCTGGGAACTGATCCCCATAACGCTGAGGCTATTCAGAAAATTTTTATTGCTAAAGGGCGTGCGGAGGACAAAGGGATTATTCTCTTGATTCGCGGTGCAAATGATCTTTCAACGCTTGTTCGCACTGTATCTCCCACAGCTCAAATACTTATTGAGGCATTTTGGCCGGGTCCGCTTACCCTTGTTTTTCGCGCCAATCGCGATCTTTCACCCGCCTTGCTCGGCGGACGCGATACAGTAGCGCTCCGCCATTCGAGTTCGCCCATTGCCACCGAATTGCTCACTGCACTCGGCGGTCCCCTCACGAGTACGAGTGCCAATCGCTCTGCCGAACCACCGGCGCGTTCAGCCTCCGAAGTGGAAAACGCGCTGGGAGAACATCTCGATCTCATTCTCGACGGTGGGCCTTCCGCCAGCACACGCCCTTCTACGCTTGTCGATGTTTCTACCGACCGCGCAATTCTTCTGCGCGAAGGTGCTATTTCTGTCCAAAAACTCAGGGCGCATATTCACTTATAA
- a CDS encoding FG-GAP-like repeat-containing protein, with product MRYIYIFFFSILISEAGVFAQTRGAIITIAGGGSEDGDNGLATDVALNRPLGIALDTQGNLYIADTDNHRIRRVDAITGIITTVAGTGKPGFSGDGGPATSALLNTPNAIAVDSAGNIYVSSGGASESDVRNRRIRRIDASGIITTVAGTGEGGFNDQVVPALQATFHEIVALTMLGDIALLISDSLDENGQGNNRVRQFDLANNTIGTIAGNGSAQASNIQDRGLATRAGLTPGQLAVTGQGDLLIADFTNGRIRRVSRAMQDTTVVALINTIAGREATSAEDLSEDLYKGDGGPATRALFFFPLGVAVDESGNIYIGDTGNNRIRVVEAKTGNVLTIAGTGIVGAGAEGTLGLLSDLGQPTHLLIDGNGDLIFIDAFNNRIRKLRDPAFRMPLFNAISTDIDFGRVSVGDPAVSSLSVENRGNLSVSVETAISDNPGFRVLSELPLEVGVAQIAEIEIAFDPVQTGIAEGVITITTNDPRTPSAAVNVQGWGEAANIGLFPSDVLIFDRTSIGQSQTSSVRISNLGVGVLVVSNATVTDSQFVVDQSDVLRIESGQSQRLPIIFRPQSEDLQQAVLTIFSNAPGTPAVRLQLQGIGQRAQPGGFVDVSPHMGLGDSGAGFGAAWADFDSDNDLDLYLVRSREPNRLYRNDGAGFTDIGPALGIDDSGDGSAGIWGDVDGDGDLDLYVTNFGESNRLYRNDGARFTDIAATFGVDDSGDGYGAAWADYDRDGDLDLYVANFGANRFYQNNGNGFSERADSLGIGDIESGIQPAWGDFDNDGDPDLFLANSGPNRLFRNDGEQFTSVENIFSPVDTGPSFGATWGDFDNDGDLDLFIPYFGADNRFYTNEGNGVFRDRAPEMMLNHDGRGRGAVWGDFDSDGFLDLYVTSSDQPNLYYKNEDGRFVEMSDSLGVALNANSRGVALADYDNDGKLDLYVAVQDGPDALFRNREADGNWIAFRLRGTDSSTDAIGTRLKIEFKDGDGNNRHAIREITGGASFLSQDALLPAFGVGKAENIEVLSLRWPSGIVQQFRSDTDNLSVNRVIDIIEQPPLPPARVLLSADATNLLANGISEIELTAQIAAMDNRPLPSSDRAVKFRIESGSGLIISSQRSEPAGGDSVAVRDGVAYARFRAGRNYGRVAIVAESAGLESGWVEIELLKPFGEDALTIRTVAGSDNESDAFQGDGGAAIEARLQRPQGVLVDSLGNIYIADTENHRIRLVSVETGVIQTILGIGGVGDIDTPRGMVFRSDLFISQMGGHVVSKVQNDVLSAFAGMGIGQFGGDGARALDANLRSPAGLAVDQRGNIYIADTDNHRIRKVDSNGIITTVVGSGDPDQGAFGGDGGRATQARLNRPSAIAIESQGNIYIADTDNHRIRKVDSNGIITTIAGMGQKGFAGDGGEGTQAQLNSPKGIAVDTRGYLFIADTNNHRVRLLDLNSGLIQTVAGTGMGQLDFEEGGALSVSLNAPHGLALSPTGTVLIADAANHRIRELSVLFDMAFASPSVPQAKSFDFNADGRFDFNDFRIFVSAFDTADTRFDLTADGRVDFGDFLHFARVYEVSSEK from the coding sequence ATGCGATATATTTATATATTTTTTTTTAGTATTCTGATCTCGGAAGCAGGTGTTTTCGCTCAGACAAGAGGTGCGATTATCACCATTGCTGGTGGTGGTTCAGAAGATGGCGATAATGGGCTGGCAACGGATGTTGCGCTCAATCGCCCGCTCGGAATTGCGCTCGATACACAGGGCAATCTCTATATCGCGGATACGGATAATCACCGCATTCGACGGGTGGATGCGATAACGGGTATTATTACTACGGTCGCGGGTACTGGGAAACCGGGATTCTCGGGTGATGGCGGGCCGGCGACAAGTGCGTTGCTCAATACCCCCAATGCTATTGCGGTCGATAGCGCGGGCAATATTTATGTCAGCAGCGGTGGCGCGAGTGAAAGTGACGTTCGCAATCGACGCATTCGTCGCATTGATGCTTCCGGTATCATCACTACGGTCGCGGGTACAGGTGAAGGTGGTTTCAATGATCAGGTGGTGCCCGCACTACAAGCCACGTTCCACGAAATTGTCGCGCTGACGATGTTGGGCGACATAGCTCTTTTGATTTCCGATAGCCTTGATGAGAATGGACAGGGTAATAATCGCGTGCGGCAATTCGATCTGGCGAATAATACCATAGGTACAATCGCAGGCAATGGTAGTGCTCAGGCGTCGAATATTCAGGATCGCGGACTGGCAACTCGGGCGGGTTTAACCCCTGGACAATTAGCTGTGACAGGTCAGGGCGATCTCTTGATTGCCGATTTTACCAATGGACGCATTCGGCGCGTCAGCAGGGCCATGCAAGACACTACAGTCGTTGCCTTGATCAACACCATCGCCGGGCGGGAAGCGACTTCTGCAGAAGACCTATCAGAAGATCTCTATAAGGGCGATGGTGGGCCAGCAACAAGGGCTTTATTTTTTTTTCCTCTGGGCGTTGCTGTCGATGAATCCGGCAATATCTATATCGGCGATACGGGCAATAATCGCATTCGCGTGGTCGAAGCGAAAACGGGCAATGTGTTGACTATCGCGGGAACGGGTATTGTGGGCGCAGGGGCTGAAGGGACACTCGGTCTTCTATCTGATCTGGGGCAGCCCACGCACTTGCTGATTGATGGCAATGGGGATCTCATTTTTATTGATGCTTTCAACAATCGCATCCGCAAACTGCGCGATCCCGCGTTCCGAATGCCTCTTTTTAACGCCATTTCCACAGATATCGACTTTGGCCGAGTTAGCGTTGGCGATCCCGCTGTGAGTAGTTTGAGTGTCGAAAACCGAGGCAATTTGTCCGTTAGCGTTGAAACAGCTATTTCCGATAACCCCGGGTTTCGCGTTTTGTCGGAATTGCCCCTTGAAGTCGGTGTTGCACAAATCGCTGAAATTGAAATCGCGTTTGATCCTGTACAAACAGGGATAGCAGAAGGTGTTATCACGATCACTACCAATGACCCGCGCACACCTTCTGCCGCGGTCAATGTGCAGGGTTGGGGAGAGGCCGCCAATATCGGACTTTTTCCATCCGATGTTTTAATTTTTGATCGCACCTCCATCGGACAATCTCAAACATCGTCGGTACGCATTTCTAACCTCGGTGTTGGCGTGCTGGTCGTTTCCAATGCCACTGTGACCGACTCGCAATTTGTTGTCGATCAATCCGATGTTCTCCGCATTGAATCCGGACAAAGCCAGCGACTTCCCATTATCTTCCGCCCACAGTCCGAAGATCTCCAACAAGCCGTGCTGACCATTTTTAGCAATGCGCCAGGAACACCTGCTGTTAGACTTCAATTACAAGGCATTGGGCAACGTGCCCAGCCAGGCGGATTTGTCGATGTGTCACCCCACATGGGTTTGGGAGATTCGGGGGCGGGGTTTGGCGCAGCCTGGGCAGATTTTGACAGCGATAATGATCTCGACCTCTACCTCGTGCGCAGCAGAGAACCCAATCGCTTATATCGCAACGATGGTGCGGGATTCACAGATATTGGGCCAGCACTGGGTATCGACGATTCTGGCGATGGCAGCGCGGGTATATGGGGAGATGTGGATGGCGATGGAGATCTCGATCTTTACGTTACCAACTTTGGCGAATCCAATCGCTTATATCGCAATGACGGTGCGAGATTCACAGATATTGCCGCCACTTTTGGGGTTGATGACTCTGGAGATGGGTATGGCGCGGCCTGGGCAGATTACGACCGCGATGGGGATCTCGACCTCTATGTTGCCAATTTTGGCGCAAACCGCTTTTACCAGAACAATGGTAATGGTTTTTCCGAGCGTGCCGATAGCCTGGGTATAGGTGATATAGAGAGTGGGATTCAACCTGCCTGGGGCGATTTCGACAATGATGGGGATCCCGATTTGTTTTTGGCGAATAGCGGACCCAACCGCCTTTTTCGCAATGATGGCGAGCAATTCACATCCGTAGAAAATATTTTTAGCCCGGTTGATACCGGGCCGAGTTTTGGCGCAACCTGGGGCGATTTCGACAATGATGGGGACCTGGATCTGTTTATCCCTTATTTTGGCGCAGATAATAGATTCTATACAAACGAAGGCAATGGCGTGTTCAGAGATCGCGCACCGGAAATGATGCTCAATCACGATGGACGAGGTAGAGGCGCGGTATGGGGAGATTTTGACAGCGATGGTTTTCTCGATCTGTATGTGACCAGTAGCGATCAGCCCAATTTGTATTACAAAAATGAGGACGGGCGTTTTGTAGAGATGTCCGATTCTTTGGGCGTTGCCCTGAATGCCAATAGCCGCGGTGTTGCCCTTGCCGATTACGACAACGACGGAAAACTCGATTTGTATGTCGCAGTGCAGGATGGTCCAGATGCTCTTTTTCGCAATCGCGAGGCTGATGGCAACTGGATCGCATTTCGGCTTCGTGGCACAGATAGCAGCACCGATGCGATTGGCACGCGCCTCAAAATTGAGTTCAAAGACGGGGATGGCAATAATCGACACGCCATTCGAGAAATTACAGGTGGTGCTTCCTTTTTATCGCAGGACGCGCTTTTGCCCGCATTTGGCGTGGGCAAAGCCGAAAACATTGAAGTGCTCTCCTTGCGCTGGCCCAGTGGTATTGTGCAGCAATTTCGCAGTGATACCGACAATTTATCGGTCAATCGCGTTATAGATATCATCGAACAACCGCCCCTGCCCCCTGCTCGCGTTCTCTTATCTGCAGACGCCACCAATCTGCTGGCGAATGGTATCTCCGAAATTGAACTCACCGCACAGATCGCCGCGATGGACAACAGACCTTTGCCCTCCAGCGACCGGGCGGTTAAATTCCGCATAGAGAGCGGTAGTGGTCTCATCATTTCTTCTCAGAGGTCGGAACCCGCGGGTGGAGATTCCGTCGCGGTGCGCGATGGCGTGGCGTATGCGCGTTTTCGAGCGGGGCGAAATTATGGCCGCGTTGCCATTGTTGCTGAAAGTGCGGGCCTGGAATCCGGGTGGGTTGAGATAGAACTCCTCAAACCTTTTGGAGAAGATGCTCTGACCATTCGCACTGTCGCTGGTTCGGACAATGAAAGCGACGCATTTCAAGGCGATGGTGGCGCAGCTATTGAGGCACGCCTTCAGAGACCACAAGGTGTATTGGTTGATTCGTTGGGTAATATTTATATTGCGGATACAGAGAATCACCGCATTCGCCTCGTGAGTGTGGAAACAGGTGTCATCCAGACCATTTTGGGGATAGGAGGTGTGGGAGATATTGATACGCCTCGGGGTATGGTTTTTCGGAGCGATTTGTTTATCAGTCAGATGGGCGGTCACGTTGTGAGCAAGGTACAAAATGACGTGTTGTCCGCCTTTGCAGGAATGGGTATCGGTCAGTTTGGAGGCGATGGCGCGCGCGCTTTAGACGCTAATTTGAGAAGTCCTGCGGGTCTTGCAGTTGATCAGCGTGGCAATATCTATATCGCGGATACGGATAATCACCGCATTCGCAAAGTCGATTCCAATGGCATTATCACGACAGTTGTGGGCAGTGGAGATCCAGACCAGGGCGCATTTGGGGGCGATGGCGGCAGAGCAACACAGGCGCGCCTGAATCGCCCCAGCGCGATTGCCATTGAGTCGCAGGGCAATATTTATATCGCGGATACGGATAATCACCGCATTCGCAAAGTCGATTCCAATGGTATTATTACGACTATTGCGGGGATGGGACAGAAGGGATTTGCTGGCGATGGCGGTGAGGGCACGCAGGCGCAACTCAATTCTCCGAAGGGTATTGCTGTTGATACGCGAGGATATCTTTTTATTGCCGATACGAATAATCATCGCGTTCGCTTGCTCGATTTGAACAGTGGTCTGATACAAACTGTCGCAGGCACGGGAATGGGGCAACTCGATTTCGAAGAAGGTGGCGCCCTGTCTGTGAGTCTCAATGCCCCACACGGATTGGCTCTTAGTCCAACGGGTACCGTGTTAATTGCAGATGCGGCAAATCACAGAATTCGAGAATTGTCAGTTCTATTTGATATGGCTTTTGCATCGCCTTCTGTTCCACAGGCAAAATCCTTCGATTTTAATGCCGATGGCCGGTTCGATTTCAACGATTTTCGGATTTTTGTCAGTGCTTTTGACACTGCCGATACGCGCTTTGATCTCACTGCCGATGGTCGGGTTGATTTTGGCGATTTTCTGCACTTTGCCAGGGTTTATGAAGTGAGTAGTGAGAAGTGA
- a CDS encoding alginate export family protein — MPSRWLVGIAIIVVITSGVEATDIEFGGQVRPRTEFRDPVGNGHDVFTSMRARLNITANLDQDVNVFIQLQDVRLWGEESNTFTDYNADNFDFHQAYVDIKDMGNSVLSLRIGRQAIGLGGQRIIGAVEWAQQGRAFDGVIATAKPQWGTVQGVGVRLSDTTAKDINGNAYLAAVYATAAGTSTSADFYGIYHHVSPKGFNRSDNTRLWTLGARIYGEKSNWTYRAEGSFQTGERRGPNGSAFMFGGRLGTTLGNGSLTLWYDYLSGDGNEKDSKWKSFDTLFATNHKYYGFADLFLNIPVHTQNLGLQDFAIKVSVPLDEEEQLRLAADGHVFFLAQKGNMESGHLADELDLTLSYQYSENVTFVTGYTIALARDAIKALGRLNENMHWAYVMSNVSF, encoded by the coding sequence ATGCCGTCGAGATGGTTGGTTGGTATAGCGATAATTGTCGTTATAACAAGTGGTGTTGAAGCCACAGATATCGAGTTTGGAGGGCAAGTTCGGCCTCGTACGGAATTTCGAGATCCCGTTGGCAATGGGCACGACGTATTCACATCCATGCGTGCTCGGCTAAATATCACAGCGAATTTAGATCAGGATGTGAATGTGTTTATCCAATTGCAAGATGTGCGGTTGTGGGGCGAAGAAAGCAACACCTTCACCGATTATAATGCCGACAATTTCGACTTTCACCAGGCGTATGTGGATATCAAAGATATGGGTAACTCCGTCCTATCCCTTCGCATTGGACGACAGGCGATAGGATTGGGTGGGCAACGGATAATCGGCGCAGTCGAATGGGCACAACAAGGACGTGCATTCGACGGTGTTATCGCAACTGCCAAACCCCAATGGGGCACAGTTCAAGGAGTTGGCGTTCGCCTATCCGATACCACAGCCAAAGATATAAACGGCAATGCCTATCTGGCCGCTGTGTATGCTACTGCGGCCGGAACGAGCACATCCGCGGATTTTTACGGCATCTACCACCACGTATCCCCCAAAGGCTTCAATAGAAGTGATAATACGCGGCTATGGACACTCGGCGCACGCATTTACGGCGAAAAGTCGAACTGGACCTACCGCGCAGAAGGCTCTTTCCAAACGGGCGAACGGCGCGGGCCAAATGGCTCGGCATTTATGTTTGGTGGCAGGCTGGGCACAACACTGGGCAATGGCAGCCTGACCCTGTGGTATGATTATTTGTCTGGCGACGGTAATGAGAAAGACAGCAAATGGAAATCATTTGACACGCTATTTGCAACCAATCACAAATATTACGGATTTGCCGATTTATTTCTCAACATACCCGTCCACACTCAAAATCTCGGCCTTCAGGACTTTGCGATAAAAGTATCCGTACCGCTGGATGAGGAAGAGCAGTTGCGTTTGGCAGCGGACGGACATGTGTTCTTCCTCGCCCAAAAAGGCAATATGGAATCGGGCCATCTGGCAGATGAACTCGATTTAACACTATCATATCAATACAGCGAAAATGTAACCTTTGTCACTGGCTATACAATTGCCCTGGCGCGAGATGCCATCAAAGCACTGGGCAGATTGAACGAGAATATGCACTGGGCTTATGTGATGAGCAATGTTTCATTTTAA